In Mycolicibacterium aubagnense, the DNA window CGCTACGGGCAACTTGCGCGCGCGTCAGTCATAGCCCCGGACTCGACCTGAAGAGCGCCCTCCGCCCAACCGGAGTCCACATGCTGAGACAGCGCGTCGAGCCGGATGAGACCGTGCGATTCAGGACGCGACCGTTTGCCCACGCTTGGCAATAGTGCCGGCCACAGATGTCCCCGCGACGGTCAACAACGCGCCGAGAATCAACGCCGACGGCTCCCCCGGACTCAGCAGATGCTGCTGGGTCCCCAACGTGGCGGCAGCCACCGGCACACCCAACTGCGCCGCCGCCAGCACCCCGAGCGACAGCGGTTGCCCGAACAACCGGCCGCTGAGATGCGCGAGCACCGCCCCGCCACCCAGCGCCACGCCGAGCCCGATCAGCCCCGGGTGCTCGCCCAGTTCGCGCACCTGCAATGAGGCGCCCAACCAGACGAAGAACAGCGGCGCGAAGAACCCTTCGGTGATGCCGAACAGTTGCCGCGCCAGCCGACGGGGCTCGCCGACGGCCGAAAGGCACAGGCCCAGGGCAAAACCCGCGAGCATGATCGACACGTGCGTCGACTTCGCCAGCGCCGCCAGGCCGAACAGCACGATCAGGCTGATCCTCAGTTCCAGTGCCAGGTTCCGGCGGCGTGAGTACCTGTGCATCCGTTTCAGCCAGCCCCGCTTGGCCTCGTACCGCAGAAAGACATACAGCAGGACGGCACACGCGGCGATCGCCAGTGCCCCCATCGCCGCGCGCGGCGCGCCGGCTGGATTGATCGCCAACGGCAACAACACGATCGATGCGGCGTCGGCTATCGCAATCTGGGCGGTGACGGCCAACACCGGAGGCCCCGACAGGCCCAGGGACTGGATGACCGGCAGCGCCAGTGCCGCCGAGGACGAGGCCATCAGGACGGCGTACAGCGGGGCATGGCCCGTGCCGAACAGATGCGCGACGACAGCGCCGAACACCGCCGCGAACGCGCCCACCACGATCGCCCGCAACAGTGCTCTGGGTATGTCACCGCGTAATGACTGGTCGCGCACCGGCACATGGGTGCCGACGATGAACATCACCAGCGCAAAGCCGATGTCCGCCAGCAGCATGAACGTCGGGTTGCCCGCGTCGAGGATGCCGAACCCGGTCCGCCCCACCACGATTCCGGCCGCGAGTTCGCCGACGATGACCGGCACCCGCAGCTTCGGCACTGCCGCAAGCAGCGGTCCCACCAGTCCGATGACGGCCAGCAGAGCCAGGGCATGGAATCCGAAGTCGCCCATAGGTCAGCCGGTCTGCGCAGCGGTCAGGACTGCCACGACACGAGCCGGCACGGAATATCGGTGTTCTCGTCGGTCAGGTAGCTGGCACACACCCTGTGGTAGCCGTCGGCGATCTGCAATGGGGCACCATTGTGAACGTCGCCGCGTACCAACAGGATTGGCGAAAGCTTCTTGCCGTCGCTGATCTTGCTCAGGTCCGCCCTGACATGGGCGTTGGACTCCGGCAACAAGGGCAGCTGCGCCGCGCGCAGGATGTCTTTCGCTTTCCGCGTCGTCCTCTTCGCGGTTTTCAACGCCGCCACCACGCTGGCCACCTCGTCCGCGGCGGCCACCATGGTCAGGTAGTCGGCCGCTGCGTCGTAGTCATGATCCTCGGGGTCGTCCAGCCACTTCACCGCCATCGCCACACCTTAATCGCGACCGCGCCCAGCGCGGGCTGCCTGCAGCCAACTCTCAGCGAGCTGTTGCCATCCGATAGTTGCCGATATATCGTTAATGCATCGGAAGCGCGCAAGGCGCCTCCTGCCGAAAGAGAGAACACATCTATGGACACCCCATTCACCCCACCCGACCGCCCGTTCGACGGTCCCGGCTTCGGTTTCACCCCACCGCATCGCGGGTTCGGCGGCCCCGGCGGCCCCGGCCGTCGCGAGATGCGCGAACAGTTCCGCGCCCACCTGCGGGAACACCGCGGCGACGCAGGTTTCGGTTTCGGACCGGGCTTCGGCCCTGGTTTCGGCTTCGGTCCCGGGTTCGGCCCCGGCTTCGGTGCCGGACCCTTCGGGCCGGGCGGTCCCCGCGGTCGACGTCACGGCGGCCGCGGCCGCGCCAGTGGCCGCAGCCGGCGTGGCGACGTCCGCGCCGCCATCCTCAAGCTGCTCGCCGAGCGGCCGATGCATGGCTACGAAATGACCCAGGAGATCGCCGCACGCAGCGACGGTCTGTGGAAGCCCAGCCCCGGCTCGATCTACCCGACCCTTCAGCTGCTGGAGGACGAGGGCCTGATCGCGCCGACCGAAAGTCATGGCAGCAAGAAGACTTTCGAACTCACCGCCGAGGGACACACGGTTGCCGACGCGATCGAGACGGCGCCCTGGGAAGAGATCGCCGAAGGCGCCGACCCCGCCGCCCTGAACCTGCGAAACGCGCTCGGTCAGTTGTTCGGCGCGGTCGGCCAGTCGGTGCATTCCGCGAACGACGAACAGCAGCAACGCATCCTGGATATCGTGAACAACGCCCGTCGCGAGATCTACCAGATTCTCGGCGAGTCCGACTAGGGATAGCCTGGCTGCATGACGACGTTCGCGCTCGGCGATTACCACGTCCACCGGGTCGGATTCGGCGCCATGCAGCTGCCCGGCCCCGGCGTATTCGGTCCACCACGTGACCATGAGCAGGCCATCAATGTGCTGCAACGTGCCGTCGCGCTCGGTGTCAACCACATCGACACCGCACAGTTCTACGGCCCCGACGTCGCCAACCAGCTGATCCGCGAGGCCCTGCACCCATACCCGCAGGGCCTCGCGCTGGTCAGCAAGGTCGGTGCGCGCCGGGACCAGACCGGCGGCTGGTTACCGGCGCAGCAACCCGACGAGCTGCGAGCTGCCATCGAGCAGAATCTGGAAACCCTTGGCACGGACCGGCTGGCCGCGGTGAACCTGCGCGTGATGGGTCCGGACGGCGACCCCAGCGCGCCCGGCGAGGTCGACCGTGAGCTGTTCGACAGCCAGCTCAGCGCGATGATCACGGCCCGTGACGAGGGGCTGATCGGCGGAATCGGCCTCAGCAGCATTTCCCTCGAGCACCTCGAGATCGCTCTGGACCGCACCGATGTCGCGTGCGTCCAGAACGCCTACAACCTGCTCGACCGGTCCTCGCAGCCGGTGCTGGACGCCTGCACTGCACGCGGCATTGCGTTTGTCCCTTTCTTCCCACTCGGCTCCGCTTTCGTACCGGAGAACCCCGTCCTCGGTCATCCCGAAATCCGCAAAGCAGCAAGTGAACTCGACCGCACACCCGCACAGGTCGCGTTGGCCTGGACGCTGGCGGCAGCGCCCAACGTGCTGTTGATCCCCGGTACGTCGTCCGTCGCGCATCTGGAGGAGAACCTCGCCGTCGCCGACATCGACGTACCCGCGACTCTGACAGCGGCACTCGGGTGAGTACCGACATCGACCGGATGCCCCGCGGCGGTCCACAGGCTTCCTGTCTGGACCGGGCATTGCAGACGGATCAGCCCGAGTATCTCGACCGCGACGACCTCGACCCGGCGATCAAACGCAGTGTGGTGCGCGCCCTGGAGCTCGCCGGCAATTGGTTCGGGCTGCATGAACGGTTCGCGCTCATCGTCATGGACGAAGTTGCCGACGTCCCCGATCCCCGGATACTGGAGCTCGGAGCCGGCCACGGCGGGCTGTCGAAGAAGGTGCTGGAGATGCACCCCACGGCGACCCTGACGGTGACCGATCTGGAGCCGGACTCGGTCGCGGCCATCACCGCCGGTGACCTGGGTTCCGATCCTCGGGTGACGGTGCGCGACATGGACGCCACCGCCATCGATGCGGCCGACAGTGCTTATGCCCTGGCCGTTTTCGCGTTGTCGTTCCACCACCTGCCCCCGCCCGCCGCGGCCCGGGTGCTCGCCGAGGGGACCCGCGTGGCGGACAAGCTGCTCATCATCGACCTACCCAGGCCACCGGCCCCACTGCACCTGATGCGGCTGGCCACGATGCTGCCGCTGGCCCCGTTCGTACCGTTCGTGCATGACGGCGTCATCAGTTCGCTGCGGGCCTACAGCCCGGCGGCACTGCGGGCACTGGCCGACCATGCCGGCGTCGACATCGAACTGCGCGGCGGCCTGTGCACGCCGCAAATCGCCATCGCCACCCGACGTTAGATTTGCGGCCAAATCCGCGGCGTACGTTGGAGCCATGACGGACTCCAATGAAGTGATGGACTGGGACAGCGCCTATCGCGAAGAAGGCGGATTCGACGGACCGCCGCCATGGAATATCGGTGAGCCACAGCCTGAATTGGCCGCTCTGATCGAGGCCGGCCAGGTCACCGGCGAGGTGCTCGACGCGGGCTGCGGCCACGCCGAACTGGCCCTCACCCTCGCCGCTGCCGGCCACCCGGTGGTGGGTATCGAGCTCTCGCCCACGGCGGTCGCGGCAGCGAAACAGGCTGCTGCCGAACGGAATCTGACCAACGCGACGTTCGTCGAGGACGACATCACCTCGTTCACCGGCTTCGATGGCCGCTTCGAGACCATCATGGATTCGACGTTGTTCCACTCGATTCCGGTGGACGCCCGCGACGCCTACCAGCAGGCGGTGTTCCGCGCAGCCGCGCCGGGCGCCAAGTACTTCATTCTGGTGTTCGCCAAAGGCGCGTTCCCGGCAGAGGCCGAACAGAAGCCCAACGAGGTCACCGAGGACGAGTTGCGCGAGGCCGTCGGAAAGTACTGGGCCATCGACGAGATTCGGCCGGCCTTCATCCGTGCGAGCATGCCCACTCGGATGCCCGCCGGCCCCGGTCAGCCCACCTTCGAAATGCCGCCCCACGCCCTGGACGAGAAGGGCCGGATGAAGATGCCGGCGTTCCTGCTCACGGCGCACAAGGCCTGACGGCTCCGCTCAGGCCGATGCAGCAGTCAGCGCACCGGCGAAGGACTCCAATTCTTCGCCGGTGACGTCGACATGCGGCGATACCCGCAGCACCGGAATCTTCATCTCGAACGGTGCCCGGTCGATCCCCGCCACGGTGGTGACGACGCGGTGTTCGGCAATCAGCTTGGTACGCACGGAGTTCGGATCGGCGCCGCGAGTCGGCTCCAGCGTGGTGATCGCCGTGGGCTCGTCAACATTCTCGACCACCCGCCAGCCGGGCAAGCCCGCCAGTGCGGTCCGAGTGTGCCGTCCCACCTCGGCCAGCCGGGCACGCACCAGCTCCGGCCCGGCCACCAGATGTTCCTCAAGCGCCATCGAAAAGGCCACGCGGGCAGCAATATTGGCCTCACCGAGGTCCAATCGTTTCAGGACCGGCAACGGTGTGCCCCATTCCGGCAGTGGAATGCGCGGCCGAAGCCGGTGTGACACAGACGAACTGATGGCCAGCACCCCGACGCCGCGCGGTCCGGCCAGCCACTTGCGCGACGACGCGTAGATGACGTCGGGCGACACGGCGCAGTCCAGGTGGCCCAGCGCCTGAGCCGCGTCCACCGCCACCGGCACGCCGAGCGTGTGGCACGCCGCGACGAACTCGGACAACGGCTGTGCCACGCCGCGGTGACTGCCGAGCGCCGTCAGATGGGCCAGCGCCGGCGGGTCGTCCTGCATCACCGCGACCGCCACCTCGACGTCGAGCCGCCCTTGATCGTCGACCGGGAGCTCCCGGACGGTGAATCCGTTGGCTTCCATGATCACCAGGTTGGGGCCGTACTCGCCCGGCAGGCAGGCGACAGTCTTTTCGCCGTCCCAACTGCTCAGCAGAAGGTTGAGCGCGTTGGCCGAACCCGTGGTGAATACGACGTCGCCGGCGGACATCCCGGTCAGCGCAGCCACCGCGGCGCGTCCGGCCTCCAGCGCGGGTTCCGCGGCTTCGGCGGCGACATAACCGCCGACCTGTGCCTCCAGCCTGGCATGCTGGGCAGCGGCGTCGATGACGGCGAAGCTCTGCCGCGAACAGGCGGCGTTGTCGAAATGCAGACCCAGCGGTTTGGGCCGGGCAGCGCGCCACAGGTGCGCGACGGCGAGATCGGCCCCGCTCACGTCCGCAGGTCCGGCTTGACCGCCAGCGACAGGCCGAAGTCCCCTGCCGGATCGGTCCACCAGTCCGTCTGACGCAGCCCGGCGGCCGCCAACTCGGCCGCGACGCCCTCGGGGCGGAACTTGCACGACACCTCGGTCAACATCTCCTCACCCGCCTCGAACTCCACCGACAGATCCAACTCGCGTATCTGAACCCGTTGCGCGGCAACGGACCTCAGCCACATCTCGATACGCTCGTGTTCGGGGTTCCATCGTGCCACATGTTCGAAGCGGTCGAGATCGAAATCAGCGTCCAGCTCGCGGTTCACCACCGCCAGGACGTTGCGGTTGAACCGCGCGGTGACTCCGGCGCCGTCGTCGTACGCCGCCACCAACCGAGTGGTGTCCTTCACCAGGTCGGTGCCGAGCAGCAGCGTGTCATTCGGCCGCATCGCGTCGGCCAAGCTCGCGAGGAACTCGGCCCGCGGGCCGGCTGTCAGGTTGCCGATCGTCGACCCGAGGAACACGATCAACCGGCGGCCCGCGACGGGCAGCTCACCCAGGTGTTGTTCGAAATCGCCTCGCACCCCACTGATCTCGACACCGTCGTACTCGTCGGACAGCTGGGCGAGCGCCGCGCTGAGCACGTTCTCGTCGACGTCGAACGCCACGAACCGGCGCAACGCGGCGGCGTCGCGGAACGCATCGAGCAGGATGCGCGTCTTCTCCGACGTACCACTGCCCAACTCGACCAGCGTGTCCGCACCGGAAGCGCCCACGATGGCGCCGGCCGCCTCCTGCAGGATGTGCGCCTCGGTACGGGTCGGGTAGTACTCGGGCAGGCGGGTGATCTGATCGAACAGATCGCTTCCGACGGCGTCGTAGAACCACTTGGGCGGCAACGATTTCGGCGACTGCGACAGGCCCTCCCGGACGTCGCGTCGCAGCGCCCGGGGCGCCCAGTCGGCAGCGAGATGGTTGATCAGCAGCGGTGCCGTCTTGCTCGGTGTCATTGCGGTCCTCTTCTCCAGTTCAGGCCGGGCCAGTTCAGGTCAATGGCGTCATCGCGACCCCGGCGGCCGTCACCTCGACGAGATGACGATCCGGGATGTCCTGCCAGTCGGGTTGGTCGTCGTAGGGCTCGCTGGCCACCACAACCCCGTCGGGGCGACGCAGTACCGACAACGTGTCGCCCCACACGGTGGCCAGCAGTCGGGAACCGTTGGCAGCCAGGATGTTCAGCCGCGCCGCCGGGTCGGATTCCCCGACCTCGCGCACGGTGTCCGCCAGGGCGTCCAGTCCCCGGGCGAAGATGTGAGCGGCCAGGATCGCGCTGTCCACGGTCGATTCCGCCGTCCGGGACACGGGCAGCACCGCGCGGTCGACGACACCGTTGTGCGACAACAGCCACTCTCCGTCGGTGAACGGCGCCGACGCCGAGGGCTCGATGGGCATCCCGACTGTCGCCGAGCGGACGGCGGCGACCACGCACCCGCTGCGCAGCGCCGGGGCCACCGAAGCGAGTGACGCATCACCCCACAGAGGGGCGGCACTGCGCCAGCGTCGCGGCGTCGCGCCATCGAAGAAGCCGACGCCCCAGCCATCGGCGTTGACCAACCCGTGCTTCTGCCGCCGGGGCGAATAAGACTGCACCAGAAGCCCGTTCGCAGGTTCCAAGATCAGCGACGACACCGAGACGGGGTCACCGAGCCAGCCGAGGTGGCGACACATCAGCCGCGCTCGCTCTCGACGGACCAGGCCAGCCGCACGCCGGAGAAGATCTGCCGGCGGATCGGATGGTCCCAGTTACGGAAGCTGGGTCGCAGGATGTCGCCTGCCACCGCCCAAGAGCCGCCGCGTAGCACCCGGTAGTCACCGTTGCCGGTGCCCTCGAAGAACGGCTTTGAATAGCGGTCGTAGATCATCGGGGTGAAACCCGGCCACGGCCGCAGCGGCGACGTGGTCCACTCCCACACGTCGCCGACCAATTGTTCGACACCGTAAGCCGAGGCGCCGTCGGGGTACGCCCCCACCGGTGCCGGACGCAGCGCGCCGCCGTCGAGGTTGGCCCGCTGCGCGTCGGGCGCGGTCGCGCCCCAAGGGAATCGGCGCCGCGCTCCCGCTGCGGGATCCCAGGCGCAGGCCTTCTCCCACTCAACCTCGGTGGGTAGCCGCGCACCCGCCCAGGCAGCGTAGGCCTCGGCTTCGTAGAAGCTGACATGCTGCACAGGTTCGTCGGGTGGCAGTTCCTCAACATGGCCGAACCGCACCCGCCCGGTGGCGTCGGCACTCCAGAACTGCGGTGCCACCAGGCCCGCCTGCTGCCGGTGCTCCCATCCGGCCGCGGACCACCACCGCGGGTGCCGATACCCGCCGTCGGCGACAAACTCACGCCACTCGGCGTTGGTGACCGGCACCCGGCCGATCCGGAACGACGGCACGTCGACGAGGTGCGCCGGTCTCTCGTTGTCGAGCGCGAATGGCTCGTCGGCTGCATCGACACCGAGCACGAACGGTCCGCCGGGCACCAGTACCGAGGTGCCCGCCACCCCGCCGCGCCCCTGCGGCAAGGCGGTGCCCGGCCCCAGCAGTGGTGGGCCGCTGCGCATGTTCAATGCCTGCAGCATGGTCTCGTCGTGCTGGTTCTCGTGGCTGATCACCAGAGCGAAGGGAAACTCGGCGCCGGCCTCGTCAGACAGGCGGTCAAGGGCGTCAAGGGCTTTGGACCGGATGGTGCGGCAGAAGGCACGCGCATCGGTCGGCGGCAGCAGCGGCAGGGACACCCGGCTGGCGCGCGAATGCACGAACGCGTCGTAGAGGCCGTCCACCTCCGGCGACAGCAGCCCCGGCCGCTTCGGGTCGCCACTGCGCAACAGCCAGAACTCTTCCTGCTGACCGATATGCGCCAGATCCCACACCAGCGGGCTCATCAGCGGGTCGTACTGGCGCAGCAGCTCGGCGTCGTCGAACTCGACCAGGGCCAGCGTCCGGTCCCGGGCTCTGGCCAGCCCTCGGGCCAACAGCTCGCGCGTACTCACACCCCACCTTTCAGCCGGTCATCATGTGCCAACCCGGTGATGGCCGAATCGATTCCGTGCGCGACAACCCGGTCCGCGAAATCGTCGGCCGCGCTGCGCCCGTGCGTCACCTGCCGCAGCAACCGGTCCATCGACCCCGCCACGTCAGCCGGTGCGACCTCGGCGGCGGCTTGCACACATCGCACGGCCGAGGCTCGCAGCCGCGGATCGGCCAGCCCCACCCGCGCCGCCTGATCCCACGCGGTGGCCACCGATTCGGTTGCCTCCCAGGCGATCTCCGACAGCCGGGCATCATCGAGCAGCGACACGAGGGTGAACACCACAGCGGGCCAGAGGTCGTCGGACAAAGCATCGAGGTAGCGGATCTCCAGCCAGCGCCGCGGCCGGACCGGCGGGAACAGCGTCGTCAGGTGGTAGTCCAAGTCGGCCTCGGTCGGCCGGCGGCCCCCGAGCAGCGTCCGCCCGTCCGCCCAGTCGGCGAACGGTACCCATTCGGTGATCGGCTCCGCCTCCGGCGTGTGCACCAGCATCACCGGTGCCTTCAGGGCATAGCGCGCCCAGTCGCTGGCCGGATCGACACCGCTGGCGCCGAGGATCGGCCCACAGCGCGCGGTGTCCAGCTGGCCCCAGATCCGCTGACGCGTGCTCTGCCAACCGGTGAACTCGCCGCCCAGCATCGGCGAGCTCGCCGACACGGCGATCATGGTCGGGCCCAGGGCGTGGGCCAGCCGAACCCGATCAGCCCATCCGTCCCGCGGGCCGGCGTCGACGTTGATCTGCAGCGAGGCGGTCGACGTCATCATCGCCGCCCCGGCCGCACCCGTCCCGCCGGCC includes these proteins:
- a CDS encoding cation:proton antiporter; this translates as MGDFGFHALALLAVIGLVGPLLAAVPKLRVPVIVGELAAGIVVGRTGFGILDAGNPTFMLLADIGFALVMFIVGTHVPVRDQSLRGDIPRALLRAIVVGAFAAVFGAVVAHLFGTGHAPLYAVLMASSSAALALPVIQSLGLSGPPVLAVTAQIAIADAASIVLLPLAINPAGAPRAAMGALAIAACAVLLYVFLRYEAKRGWLKRMHRYSRRRNLALELRISLIVLFGLAALAKSTHVSIMLAGFALGLCLSAVGEPRRLARQLFGITEGFFAPLFFVWLGASLQVRELGEHPGLIGLGVALGGGAVLAHLSGRLFGQPLSLGVLAAAQLGVPVAAATLGTQQHLLSPGEPSALILGALLTVAGTSVAGTIAKRGQTVAS
- a CDS encoding PadR family transcriptional regulator, coding for MDTPFTPPDRPFDGPGFGFTPPHRGFGGPGGPGRREMREQFRAHLREHRGDAGFGFGPGFGPGFGFGPGFGPGFGAGPFGPGGPRGRRHGGRGRASGRSRRGDVRAAILKLLAERPMHGYEMTQEIAARSDGLWKPSPGSIYPTLQLLEDEGLIAPTESHGSKKTFELTAEGHTVADAIETAPWEEIAEGADPAALNLRNALGQLFGAVGQSVHSANDEQQQRILDIVNNARREIYQILGESD
- a CDS encoding oxidoreductase; this translates as MTTFALGDYHVHRVGFGAMQLPGPGVFGPPRDHEQAINVLQRAVALGVNHIDTAQFYGPDVANQLIREALHPYPQGLALVSKVGARRDQTGGWLPAQQPDELRAAIEQNLETLGTDRLAAVNLRVMGPDGDPSAPGEVDRELFDSQLSAMITARDEGLIGGIGLSSISLEHLEIALDRTDVACVQNAYNLLDRSSQPVLDACTARGIAFVPFFPLGSAFVPENPVLGHPEIRKAASELDRTPAQVALAWTLAAAPNVLLIPGTSSVAHLEENLAVADIDVPATLTAALG
- a CDS encoding methyltransferase domain-containing protein, encoding MPRGGPQASCLDRALQTDQPEYLDRDDLDPAIKRSVVRALELAGNWFGLHERFALIVMDEVADVPDPRILELGAGHGGLSKKVLEMHPTATLTVTDLEPDSVAAITAGDLGSDPRVTVRDMDATAIDAADSAYALAVFALSFHHLPPPAAARVLAEGTRVADKLLIIDLPRPPAPLHLMRLATMLPLAPFVPFVHDGVISSLRAYSPAALRALADHAGVDIELRGGLCTPQIAIATRR
- a CDS encoding class I SAM-dependent methyltransferase produces the protein MTDSNEVMDWDSAYREEGGFDGPPPWNIGEPQPELAALIEAGQVTGEVLDAGCGHAELALTLAAAGHPVVGIELSPTAVAAAKQAAAERNLTNATFVEDDITSFTGFDGRFETIMDSTLFHSIPVDARDAYQQAVFRAAAPGAKYFILVFAKGAFPAEAEQKPNEVTEDELREAVGKYWAIDEIRPAFIRASMPTRMPAGPGQPTFEMPPHALDEKGRMKMPAFLLTAHKA
- the egtE gene encoding ergothioneine biosynthesis PLP-dependent enzyme EgtE, coding for MSGADLAVAHLWRAARPKPLGLHFDNAACSRQSFAVIDAAAQHARLEAQVGGYVAAEAAEPALEAGRAAVAALTGMSAGDVVFTTGSANALNLLLSSWDGEKTVACLPGEYGPNLVIMEANGFTVRELPVDDQGRLDVEVAVAVMQDDPPALAHLTALGSHRGVAQPLSEFVAACHTLGVPVAVDAAQALGHLDCAVSPDVIYASSRKWLAGPRGVGVLAISSSVSHRLRPRIPLPEWGTPLPVLKRLDLGEANIAARVAFSMALEEHLVAGPELVRARLAEVGRHTRTALAGLPGWRVVENVDEPTAITTLEPTRGADPNSVRTKLIAEHRVVTTVAGIDRAPFEMKIPVLRVSPHVDVTGEELESFAGALTAASA
- the egtD gene encoding L-histidine N(alpha)-methyltransferase, translated to MTPSKTAPLLINHLAADWAPRALRRDVREGLSQSPKSLPPKWFYDAVGSDLFDQITRLPEYYPTRTEAHILQEAAGAIVGASGADTLVELGSGTSEKTRILLDAFRDAAALRRFVAFDVDENVLSAALAQLSDEYDGVEISGVRGDFEQHLGELPVAGRRLIVFLGSTIGNLTAGPRAEFLASLADAMRPNDTLLLGTDLVKDTTRLVAAYDDGAGVTARFNRNVLAVVNRELDADFDLDRFEHVARWNPEHERIEMWLRSVAAQRVQIRELDLSVEFEAGEEMLTEVSCKFRPEGVAAELAAAGLRQTDWWTDPAGDFGLSLAVKPDLRT
- the egtC gene encoding ergothioneine biosynthesis protein EgtC, producing the protein MCRHLGWLGDPVSVSSLILEPANGLLVQSYSPRRQKHGLVNADGWGVGFFDGATPRRWRSAAPLWGDASLASVAPALRSGCVVAAVRSATVGMPIEPSASAPFTDGEWLLSHNGVVDRAVLPVSRTAESTVDSAILAAHIFARGLDALADTVREVGESDPAARLNILAANGSRLLATVWGDTLSVLRRPDGVVVASEPYDDQPDWQDIPDRHLVEVTAAGVAMTPLT
- the egtB gene encoding ergothioneine biosynthesis protein EgtB, giving the protein MSTRELLARGLARARDRTLALVEFDDAELLRQYDPLMSPLVWDLAHIGQQEEFWLLRSGDPKRPGLLSPEVDGLYDAFVHSRASRVSLPLLPPTDARAFCRTIRSKALDALDRLSDEAGAEFPFALVISHENQHDETMLQALNMRSGPPLLGPGTALPQGRGGVAGTSVLVPGGPFVLGVDAADEPFALDNERPAHLVDVPSFRIGRVPVTNAEWREFVADGGYRHPRWWSAAGWEHRQQAGLVAPQFWSADATGRVRFGHVEELPPDEPVQHVSFYEAEAYAAWAGARLPTEVEWEKACAWDPAAGARRRFPWGATAPDAQRANLDGGALRPAPVGAYPDGASAYGVEQLVGDVWEWTTSPLRPWPGFTPMIYDRYSKPFFEGTGNGDYRVLRGGSWAVAGDILRPSFRNWDHPIRRQIFSGVRLAWSVESERG
- the egtA gene encoding ergothioneine biosynthesis glutamate--cysteine ligase EgtA is translated as MGTATAVRRPHAEYPELSSAYAAALLAGGGCLRDGPVGRVGLEIEAHCFDLSDLSRRPAWDELTEAVAAVPQLPGGSAITMEPGGAIELSGPPLDGAGAAIAAMQADQAVLRESMRRRGLGLLQVGVDPLRPQARVNPGGRYRAMEAFFAAGGTGAAGAAMMTSTASLQINVDAGPRDGWADRVRLAHALGPTMIAVSASSPMLGGEFTGWQSTRQRIWGQLDTARCGPILGASGVDPASDWARYALKAPVMLVHTPEAEPITEWVPFADWADGRTLLGGRRPTEADLDYHLTTLFPPVRPRRWLEIRYLDALSDDLWPAVVFTLVSLLDDARLSEIAWEATESVATAWDQAARVGLADPRLRASAVRCVQAAAEVAPADVAGSMDRLLRQVTHGRSAADDFADRVVAHGIDSAITGLAHDDRLKGGV